Proteins encoded in a region of the Campylobacter geochelonis genome:
- the ftsZ gene encoding cell division protein FtsZ → MRGFSVEENRGVYGAQMKVIGVGGGGGNMINHMIREGFNRIDLIVANTDSQALDKSLAKTKIQLGENKTKGLGAGMVPEVGKEAAEESYDVIKDALEYSDIVFVASGLGGGTGTGAAPVVAKAAKENKALTIGVVTTPFSFEGKKRFSLAQAGIEELKKECDSILVIPNQKLLSLIDKKAGLKESFKMVDDVLARAVNGMTSIILDSGDSDINLDFSDVKKIMSHRGLALMGVGVSEGEDAAKEAVQDAIQSPLLDDMSINGAMGVLIHFRIHPSCSLLEIGEAVSIIEEAAHDSADIIFGTTSDENVENNRVEVTLIATGFESTYKTQNEPMIADVQEIKRPYINNRQRILEKVSGGDDIYEELEKKPSYLRNKMD, encoded by the coding sequence ATGAGAGGTTTTAGCGTGGAGGAGAACAGAGGCGTTTATGGCGCACAAATGAAAGTTATCGGCGTTGGCGGCGGCGGCGGAAATATGATAAATCATATGATAAGAGAGGGATTTAACCGTATCGATCTTATCGTCGCGAACACAGACTCTCAAGCACTTGATAAATCACTAGCAAAGACAAAAATTCAACTAGGAGAGAACAAAACCAAAGGCTTAGGCGCAGGTATGGTTCCAGAAGTTGGCAAAGAAGCCGCTGAAGAGAGTTATGATGTCATAAAAGATGCCTTAGAATACTCTGATATCGTTTTTGTAGCCTCTGGTCTTGGTGGTGGAACTGGAACAGGCGCAGCACCAGTTGTAGCAAAAGCAGCCAAAGAAAACAAAGCCTTAACAATCGGCGTTGTAACAACTCCATTTAGTTTTGAAGGCAAAAAGAGATTTTCCCTTGCTCAAGCAGGCATAGAAGAGCTTAAAAAAGAGTGCGACTCGATACTAGTGATACCAAACCAAAAGCTACTTAGCTTAATCGACAAAAAAGCCGGCTTAAAAGAGAGCTTTAAAATGGTCGATGATGTCTTGGCAAGAGCGGTAAATGGCATGACTTCTATCATACTTGATTCTGGCGATAGTGATATAAACCTTGATTTCTCAGATGTTAAAAAAATTATGTCTCACAGAGGGCTAGCGCTTATGGGCGTTGGTGTTAGTGAGGGCGAAGACGCAGCAAAAGAGGCAGTTCAAGATGCTATCCAGTCGCCATTGCTTGATGATATGTCGATTAACGGTGCAATGGGTGTTTTAATCCACTTTAGAATTCATCCATCTTGCTCTTTACTTGAGATTGGTGAAGCAGTTAGTATCATAGAAGAAGCAGCTCATGATAGCGCTGATATCATCTTTGGTACGACTTCTGATGAAAATGTAGAAAACAATAGAGTTGAAGTTACACTCATAGCAACTGGATTTGAATCAACCTATAAAACTCAAAATGAGCCCATGATAGCCGATGTTCAAGAGATAAAAAGACCATATATAAATAACAGACAGCGCATACTTGAAAAAGTAAGCGGCGGCGATGATATATACGAAGAGCTTGAAAAAAAGCCATCATATCTTAGAAACAAAATGGACTAA
- a CDS encoding peptidase M50: MLLNTFAPPFKLIGGYFLVGLVFLLLSVFWFVFADFNAPASLQTASFFHIFLTGFVMSIIIAALYQLTSVILEKEFFTIKFSLLNLAIYFISASALSYGMLSGNLVFMHAGGGVLFLSFLYFCTTYLLSFLNAKVRTYAFYALLLAGIYLLVGIVLGFCLLLIVSGSLSLDFELFLKLHVYFVLGFIYLIILGASSVLIPMFALSHKVKFTLYKVALIVYVLILVMLFINLNLAYMLFAISFLAFISQVALILKNRVRKAWEYWNLNIVFAFFALLIGAVFFAFGKVGEALFLLCFGFLYAFIVAHMYKIVPFLIWYHYIAPFVGKTKVPMLEDMILKKLAYIALWLNVAGVLVYVFGLKIVGLGLVGMSVLLVLVNMINIFKYIKFGVKNEQS, translated from the coding sequence ATGCTACTTAACACCTTTGCCCCGCCGTTTAAGCTAATCGGCGGGTATTTTTTAGTAGGACTTGTTTTTTTACTTTTAAGCGTTTTTTGGTTTGTTTTTGCAGATTTTAACGCGCCAGCATCTCTTCAAACAGCGTCATTTTTCCATATATTTTTAACCGGTTTTGTAATGAGCATTATCATAGCTGCTTTGTATCAGTTAACTTCGGTCATACTTGAAAAAGAGTTTTTTACTATCAAATTTTCTTTGCTAAATTTAGCTATATATTTTATATCTGCGAGTGCTTTAAGTTATGGTATGTTAAGCGGAAATTTAGTCTTTATGCACGCTGGTGGCGGGGTGCTTTTTCTTAGCTTTTTATACTTTTGCACAACTTATCTGCTTAGCTTTTTAAATGCTAAGGTTAGAACTTACGCTTTTTATGCGCTTCTTTTGGCTGGAATTTACTTGCTAGTTGGCATAGTTTTAGGATTTTGCTTACTTTTGATAGTTAGCGGAAGCCTTAGCTTGGACTTTGAGCTTTTTTTAAAGCTGCATGTATATTTTGTTTTAGGTTTTATTTACTTAATTATACTTGGCGCTTCAAGTGTGCTGATACCGATGTTTGCGCTATCGCATAAGGTTAAATTTACTCTTTATAAGGTAGCTTTGATAGTTTATGTTTTGATTTTAGTTATGCTATTTATAAATTTAAACTTAGCTTATATGCTATTTGCGATAAGCTTTTTAGCCTTTATATCTCAAGTAGCTTTAATACTTAAAAACAGAGTTAGAAAAGCGTGGGAATACTGGAATTTAAATATAGTTTTTGCCTTTTTTGCGTTACTTATCGGCGCTGTGTTTTTCGCGTTTGGAAAAGTTGGCGAGGCGCTGTTTTTGTTGTGCTTTGGGTTTTTATACGCTTTTATAGTTGCTCATATGTATAAAATAGTGCCATTTTTGATATGGTATCACTATATAGCGCCGTTTGTTGGCAAGACAAAAGTTCCGATGCTTGAGGATATGATACTTAAAAAACTAGCATATATTGCGCTTTGGTTAAATGTAGCTGGAGTTTTGGTCTATGTGTTTGGACTTAAGATTGTCGGGCTTGGTTTGGTTGGCATGAGTGTTTTGCTTGTACTGGTAAATATGATAAATATTTTTAAATATATTAAATTTGGAGTGAAAAATGAACAAAGTTGA
- a CDS encoding FAD-dependent oxidoreductase, whose translation MKNYDLVVIGFGKAGKTLASKFGALGKKVAVIEKSPQMYGGTCINIGCIPTKKMVEQSKFAKFHSDKMAYYAESVANKNALIKALRAKNYAMLDDNANIDVIDGVGSFLSEKEVKITKNDGTTQVVCAPNIIINTGSVEQKPNCLISSNLVYSSTQILELTTLPKHLVVLGMGYIALEFASLFANFGSKVTIVARKSDFMPKEDEDVAASVLSSLQKQGIEVILSANLKEIVGEKLTFESAGKLHTIEADAFLAATGRVANTADLALQNAGVKTDKRGNIITNEFLQTTAAHIYAVGDVKGGELFTYISLDDYRIVFSHLCGDSSRTINNRATHASSLFLNTPLSSVGLKEKEAAAKGYEIKVAKLALSGVPRAKILSHDDGFLKAIIDAKSGKILGAAFHSVDSSEIINQIAIAMELGATYKVFQNQIFTHPSISEALNDLFGQF comes from the coding sequence ATGAAAAACTATGATTTAGTAGTTATTGGATTTGGTAAGGCTGGAAAAACTCTAGCTTCAAAGTTTGGCGCACTTGGCAAAAAAGTCGCAGTTATAGAAAAATCGCCTCAAATGTATGGCGGAACTTGTATAAACATCGGCTGTATCCCAACTAAAAAGATGGTCGAACAGTCAAAATTCGCTAAATTTCACAGCGATAAAATGGCATATTACGCAGAGTCTGTTGCAAACAAAAATGCTCTTATAAAGGCACTTCGCGCTAAAAATTACGCTATGCTAGATGATAATGCTAACATTGATGTAATCGATGGCGTTGGTTCATTTCTTAGCGAAAAAGAAGTTAAAATCACAAAAAACGATGGCACAACTCAAGTAGTTTGCGCCCCAAATATCATCATAAACACAGGCTCGGTTGAGCAAAAACCAAACTGCCTTATAAGCTCAAATTTAGTCTACTCAAGCACACAAATCTTAGAGCTAACAACTCTTCCAAAACATCTTGTAGTTCTTGGAATGGGCTATATCGCACTCGAGTTTGCATCGCTTTTTGCAAATTTTGGTTCTAAAGTTACAATTGTCGCTAGAAAGAGTGATTTTATGCCAAAAGAAGATGAAGATGTCGCAGCTAGCGTGCTTAGCTCGCTTCAAAAACAAGGTATTGAAGTGATTTTAAGTGCAAATTTAAAAGAAATCGTTGGCGAAAAACTTACTTTTGAAAGCGCTGGCAAACTTCATACTATAGAGGCTGATGCGTTTTTAGCAGCGACTGGTCGAGTGGCAAATACCGCTGATTTAGCACTTCAAAACGCTGGAGTAAAAACTGATAAGCGTGGCAATATCATCACAAATGAATTTTTGCAAACCACAGCCGCACACATCTACGCCGTTGGCGATGTTAAGGGTGGCGAACTGTTTACTTACATCTCGCTTGATGACTATCGCATCGTATTTTCGCACCTTTGCGGCGATTCTTCACGCACGATTAACAACCGCGCAACTCACGCTTCAAGCTTGTTTTTGAACACACCTCTTTCAAGCGTTGGGCTTAAAGAAAAAGAAGCGGCTGCAAAAGGCTATGAAATAAAAGTTGCCAAACTTGCCCTATCAGGCGTGCCACGAGCAAAAATTCTATCTCATGATGATGGCTTTTTAAAAGCGATAATCGATGCTAAAAGTGGCAAAATTTTAGGCGCGGCATTTCATAGCGTTGATTCTAGCGAGATAATAAATCAAATCGCCATAGCAATGGAACTTGGTGCTACATACAAGGTATTTCAAAACCAAATTTTCACTCACCCAAGCATAAGCGAAGCGCTAAACGATCTTTTTGGTCAGTTTTAA
- a CDS encoding DEAD/DEAH box helicase family protein, whose product MTDKFLYESLNNDIVDELISEIELPKCIGDNLKFSIREYQTKAFKRYVYLYKKGFNVSKKQTLKRPVHLLFNMATGSGKTLVMAGIILYLYEKGYRNFLFFVNSTNIIQKTKDNFLNQFASKYLFKDKIIINNKEIFIKDIENFDGSDMDNINIKFTTIQGLHVDLNNIKENSITYEDFENKKIVLIADEAHHINATTKSKQKTFDELIPSWENTVEKIHKSNYENIMLEFTATMDFSNENIKNKYLDKVLYKYDLKEFRLDGYSKEIHLFKSNYDEKERIIQALILNLYRAEIATMNGINLKPVVLFKAKSTIKESQDNKEKFHNLIDEFDFKVVDKFRKQNKIEIIEKAFKFFDKKQISSSEISKRIKSNFKFENCLSANNDEEAEKNQILLNTLEDENNPIRAIFSVQKLNEGWDVLNLFDIVRLYEGQNTGGANKDRIGNTTLSEAQLIGRGARYFPFSLDVKENKFKRKYDNDIDSDLKILEELYYHAKDESRYISELKTALVSSGIYEDEEDMQIKELKLKMDFKQSLFYKKAFVFFNKKIEKSYDNVKSFADLDVKKRNFTFKISSEYGKVAAVFDEKNYQKEQSNLSKIDVGLKEIPLHIVRFALSKNPFFYHDNLTKFFPNLSSILEFIQNDEYLGGLEITFSGINIHKEKIKNNEYLNAIIKLLSEVESDINANLSKFEGSSEYEKALISKVFIDKKLKINKNNERINGQEEFIKDKPWYAYDANFGTTEEKNFVELFARRFNGLKKKFDDIYLIRNERVVRIYDRLGRTFEPDFLLFCKKKDKNDSLTYQVFIEPKGLHLKDYDKWKEDFLHVIADKKNSLKINTDEYLITALPFYNQSDENEFSISLNKALNI is encoded by the coding sequence ATGACAGACAAGTTTTTATATGAAAGTCTAAATAACGATATTGTTGATGAGTTGATATCAGAGATTGAATTACCAAAGTGCATAGGAGATAATCTAAAATTTAGCATTAGAGAGTATCAAACAAAGGCTTTTAAAAGATATGTGTATTTATATAAAAAAGGTTTTAATGTTTCTAAGAAACAAACTTTAAAAAGACCAGTTCATCTACTTTTTAACATGGCAACAGGAAGCGGCAAAACTCTTGTAATGGCGGGGATAATTTTATATTTATATGAAAAAGGTTATAGAAATTTTCTATTTTTTGTAAATAGTACTAATATTATCCAAAAAACAAAGGATAACTTTTTAAATCAATTTGCTTCGAAATATCTTTTTAAAGATAAAATTATTATAAATAACAAAGAAATTTTTATAAAAGATATTGAAAATTTTGATGGAAGTGATATGGATAATATAAATATCAAATTTACAACCATTCAAGGGCTTCATGTGGATTTAAACAATATAAAGGAAAATAGCATAACTTATGAGGATTTTGAAAATAAAAAGATAGTTTTGATAGCTGATGAGGCTCATCATATCAATGCAACTACTAAATCAAAACAAAAAACTTTTGATGAATTGATACCAAGCTGGGAAAATACAGTAGAAAAAATTCATAAATCAAATTATGAAAACATTATGCTTGAATTTACCGCAACTATGGATTTTAGTAATGAAAATATAAAAAATAAATATCTTGATAAAGTGCTTTATAAATATGATTTAAAAGAATTTCGTCTTGATGGTTACTCTAAAGAAATTCATCTTTTTAAAAGTAATTATGATGAAAAAGAGCGGATAATTCAAGCTTTGATTTTAAATTTATATAGAGCAGAGATTGCGACTATGAATGGGATAAATTTAAAGCCGGTTGTGTTATTTAAAGCCAAAAGCACAATAAAAGAATCTCAAGATAATAAAGAAAAATTTCATAATCTTATCGATGAATTTGACTTTAAAGTAGTAGATAAATTTAGAAAACAAAATAAGATAGAAATCATAGAAAAAGCATTTAAATTTTTTGATAAAAAGCAAATTTCAAGTAGTGAAATTTCAAAACGAATAAAATCAAATTTTAAGTTTGAAAACTGCTTAAGTGCGAACAATGATGAAGAAGCTGAGAAAAATCAAATTTTACTCAACACGCTTGAAGATGAAAACAACCCTATACGGGCTATTTTTTCAGTTCAAAAGTTAAATGAAGGCTGGGATGTGTTAAATCTTTTTGATATAGTAAGACTTTATGAAGGTCAAAATACAGGCGGTGCAAATAAAGACAGAATAGGCAACACAACACTTAGTGAGGCTCAGCTTATAGGACGAGGGGCGAGGTATTTTCCTTTTAGTTTAGATGTCAAAGAAAATAAATTTAAGCGTAAATATGATAATGATATAGATAGTGATTTGAAAATTTTAGAAGAACTTTATTACCATGCTAAAGATGAAAGTAGGTATATTTCAGAGTTAAAAACAGCTCTAGTTAGTAGTGGGATTTATGAAGACGAAGAAGATATGCAAATCAAAGAGCTTAAGTTGAAAATGGACTTCAAACAAAGTCTGTTTTATAAAAAAGCCTTTGTATTTTTTAATAAAAAAATTGAAAAAAGCTATGATAATGTTAAATCTTTTGCCGATTTAGATGTTAAAAAAAGAAATTTCACATTCAAGATAAGTTCGGAATACGGCAAGGTTGCAGCTGTTTTCGATGAGAAAAATTATCAAAAAGAGCAGTCAAATTTATCTAAAATCGATGTAGGTTTAAAAGAAATTCCTCTGCATATAGTTCGATTTGCTCTAAGTAAAAACCCATTTTTTTATCATGATAATCTCACTAAATTTTTTCCAAATTTAAGCTCTATTTTAGAATTTATACAAAATGATGAGTATTTGGGAGGATTAGAAATCACGTTTAGCGGAATTAATATACACAAAGAAAAGATTAAAAATAATGAATATTTAAATGCGATAATTAAGCTTTTAAGTGAAGTTGAGTCTGATATAAATGCAAATTTGAGTAAATTTGAAGGTTCTAGTGAGTATGAAAAAGCACTTATAAGCAAGGTTTTTATAGATAAAAAATTAAAAATAAACAAAAATAATGAAAGAATAAATGGTCAAGAAGAATTTATAAAAGATAAACCTTGGTATGCTTATGACGCAAATTTTGGCACTACTGAAGAAAAGAATTTTGTTGAGCTTTTTGCTAGAAGATTTAATGGTTTAAAGAAAAAATTTGATGATATTTATTTGATTAGAAATGAAAGAGTTGTTAGAATTTATGATAGATTAGGACGAACGTTTGAGCCTGATTTTTTGTTGTTTTGCAAAAAAAAAGATAAAAACGACTCTTTGACATATCAGGTTTTCATAGAGCCAAAAGGGTTGCACTTGAAGGATTATGATAAATGGAAAGAGGATTTTTTACATGTCATAGCAGATAAAAAAAATAGTTTAAAGATTAATACTGATGAATACCTAATCACAGCGTTGCCTTTTTATAATCAATCAGATGAAAATGAATTTAGCATAAGCTTAAATAAAGCATTAAATATATAA
- a CDS encoding DNA methyltransferase, with amino-acid sequence MKIYETLISELKNEPNFVSDENDFKKWVVIDKARIYDKELLEILLKNDELKNEFFVKVDNVFVFKQDYFIQFLEAKKYLDDSYTKFKNKIGLTINNKFLNQQNDVSLIWPYKDCVLEGGASRDEMKKDEIFFNEILARDEITQLFDSKVLTNYNCYGATPPRKFNRNKNGVITDNLIIKGNNLLVLHSLKKEFANRVKLIYIDPPYNTGNDSFKYNDNFNHATWLTFMKNRLEVAKQLLRNDGVIFVQISNTSSSIKESPEIGYLQVLLDEIFGRKNYISIITWKKKGNPSNTDGALGTITESILFYAKNSDTIKAIIEYYKREYKYTDEHGDYNLELPLKTDEGDYKRESMKFEINTSKGKFTPPIGKRWTYGEVVIKDIINQSKFTIVNDKFYIKKYREDYSLGDNKRKNNLLLDCGSLKSAKNHLSALGFNREEFDTPKPEELIKEIIEIATQPSDIVLDFHLGSGTTATVAHKMNRQYIGIEQMDYIETIAVERLKKVIEGEQGGISKAVKWKGGGNFIYLELKKYNENFIECIQKAKTKDDILEIWQNIKEKSFINYNLDIKAQDENSVEFKKLSLDEQKRHLCEILDKNQLYVNLSSLNDKEFECSDEEKEITKAFYKTYEG; translated from the coding sequence GTGAAAATTTACGAAACACTAATAAGCGAGCTTAAAAATGAACCAAATTTTGTAAGCGATGAAAATGATTTTAAAAAATGGGTTGTCATAGATAAAGCTAGAATCTACGATAAGGAACTACTTGAAATACTGCTTAAAAATGATGAGTTAAAAAATGAGTTCTTTGTAAAAGTTGATAATGTTTTTGTTTTTAAACAAGATTATTTTATACAATTTTTGGAGGCTAAAAAGTATTTAGACGACAGCTATACAAAATTTAAAAACAAAATTGGTTTAACAATTAATAATAAATTTTTAAACCAACAAAACGATGTTAGCTTAATTTGGCCTTATAAAGATTGTGTTTTAGAAGGTGGTGCAAGCAGAGATGAGATGAAGAAAGATGAGATATTTTTTAACGAAATTTTGGCTCGTGATGAAATAACTCAGCTTTTTGATTCAAAAGTTCTCACAAACTATAATTGCTATGGCGCAACCCCCCCCCGAAAATTTAATCGCAATAAAAATGGCGTAATAACTGATAACCTAATCATAAAAGGCAACAACCTTTTAGTTCTACACTCACTTAAAAAAGAATTCGCAAACCGAGTAAAACTCATCTATATAGATCCTCCTTATAACACGGGAAATGATAGCTTTAAATATAATGATAACTTTAATCATGCTACTTGGCTAACATTTATGAAAAATCGCCTTGAAGTAGCGAAACAGCTTTTAAGAAATGATGGTGTGATTTTTGTTCAAATTTCAAATACATCTAGTTCAATCAAAGAATCGCCAGAAATTGGATATTTGCAAGTGTTGCTTGATGAAATTTTTGGCAGGAAAAATTATATTTCTATAATAACATGGAAAAAGAAAGGAAACCCTAGCAATACAGATGGAGCTTTGGGAACTATAACTGAAAGTATTTTATTTTATGCAAAAAATAGCGATACTATAAAAGCTATTATAGAATATTATAAAAGAGAATATAAATATACTGATGAACATGGAGATTATAATTTAGAACTACCTTTAAAAACAGATGAAGGAGATTATAAGAGAGAAAGTATGAAATTTGAAATCAATACATCTAAAGGTAAGTTTACACCACCTATCGGAAAGAGGTGGACTTATGGAGAAGTTGTTATAAAAGATATAATAAATCAATCAAAATTTACTATTGTTAATGACAAATTTTATATAAAAAAATATCGAGAAGATTATTCTTTGGGTGACAATAAAAGAAAAAATAATTTATTGTTAGATTGTGGAAGCTTAAAATCTGCAAAAAATCATCTATCTGCTTTGGGTTTTAACAGAGAAGAGTTTGATACTCCAAAACCAGAGGAATTAATTAAAGAAATTATTGAAATTGCCACCCAACCTAGTGACATCGTCTTAGATTTTCACCTTGGCAGTGGAACAACTGCAACAGTTGCTCATAAGATGAATCGCCAATATATCGGTATAGAACAGATGGATTATATAGAAACTATCGCGGTAGAAAGACTTAAAAAGGTTATTGAAGGCGAACAAGGTGGCATTAGCAAAGCAGTTAAATGGAAAGGTGGTGGAAACTTCATCTATCTTGAACTTAAAAAATATAATGAAAATTTCATAGAATGTATCCAAAAAGCCAAAACAAAAGATGATATTTTAGAGATTTGGCAAAACATAAAAGAAAAGTCGTTTATAAATTACAATCTTGATATTAAGGCACAAGATGAGAATTCAGTAGAGTTTAAAAAACTAAGTTTGGATGAACAAAAAAGGCATTTGTGTGAAATTTTAGATAAAAATCAGCTTTATGTAAATTTAAGCTCATTAAACGACAAAGAGTTTGAATGTAGTGATGAAGAAAAAGAGATTACAAAAGCTTTTTATAAAACTTATGAGGGTTAA
- a CDS encoding metal-sulfur cluster assembly factor yields the protein MNKVDEIYKEIRTVIDPEVGFDIVSLGLIYNVKVEGKKAVVTMTLSTKSCPLHELILSWVKDASMRVDGIDECEIDLVWEPAWSIEMAEAHVKEKLKF from the coding sequence ATGAACAAAGTTGATGAAATTTATAAAGAGATTAGAACTGTAATAGATCCTGAAGTAGGGTTTGATATCGTTAGTTTGGGCTTGATTTATAACGTTAAAGTTGAAGGTAAAAAAGCAGTTGTTACTATGACTCTTTCTACGAAGTCTTGCCCACTTCATGAGCTTATACTCTCGTGGGTAAAGGACGCTAGCATGAGAGTTGATGGTATAGATGAGTGCGAGATAGATCTTGTATGGGAGCCTGCTTGGAGTATTGAGATGGCGGAGGCGCATGTTAAAGAAAAACTTAAGTTTTAA
- the msrB gene encoding peptide-methionine (R)-S-oxide reductase MsrB: MQNLVEIYLGGGCFWGSEGYFKRIKGVVETEVGYANGTTQNTSYYQIGKTDHAEVVRVKFDENVVSLAEILAHYFRIIDPLSINRQGNDIGRQYRTGIYYIDEKLIAQIKASFNAEQAKYKEKIAVEIAPLQNYVVAEEYHQDYLGKNPSGYCHVDLSLASKPLYDEAKFSKPSDEVLRKNLSELEYKVTQEKATERAYSSEYDKFNERGIYVDIVTKKPLFSSSDKYDAGCGWPSFTKPITTDALNYHDDFSHAMSRIEVTSKLGGSHLGHVFSDGLREKGGLRYCINGASLEFIPLEKMVKKGYSEFIPYVK, from the coding sequence ATGCAAAATTTGGTTGAAATTTACCTTGGTGGGGGATGTTTTTGGGGAAGTGAGGGGTATTTTAAACGTATAAAAGGCGTAGTAGAAACTGAGGTTGGATACGCAAATGGCACAACGCAAAACACAAGTTACTATCAGATAGGAAAAACCGACCATGCCGAAGTTGTGCGAGTTAAATTTGATGAAAATGTTGTTAGTTTGGCTGAAATTTTGGCTCACTATTTTCGCATTATCGATCCGCTTTCGATAAACCGCCAAGGCAACGATATCGGAAGACAGTATCGCACAGGGATTTACTATATAGATGAGAAGTTGATAGCGCAAATCAAAGCAAGTTTTAACGCCGAACAAGCAAAGTATAAAGAAAAAATCGCCGTTGAAATAGCGCCTTTGCAAAACTATGTCGTAGCCGAAGAGTATCATCAAGACTATTTGGGTAAAAATCCAAGTGGATATTGTCATGTGGATTTGAGTTTAGCTAGTAAGCCGCTATATGATGAAGCTAAATTTAGCAAGCCAAGCGATGAGGTCTTGCGCAAAAATTTAAGCGAGCTAGAGTATAAAGTCACGCAAGAAAAGGCAACCGAAAGAGCATATAGTAGCGAGTATGATAAGTTTAATGAGCGTGGAATTTACGTTGATATCGTCACTAAAAAGCCACTTTTTAGTTCATCAGACAAGTATGACGCTGGGTGTGGATGGCCAAGTTTTACTAAGCCGATAACGACTGATGCGTTAAACTATCATGATGATTTTAGCCACGCAATGAGCCGAATTGAAGTGACTTCAAAGCTAGGAGGAAGCCATTTAGGACATGTTTTTAGTGACGGTTTGAGAGAAAAAGGTGGGCTAAGATACTGCATAAATGGAGCTAGCTTAGAGTTTATCCCGCTTGAAAAGATGGTCAAGAAAGGATACAGTGAATTTATACCGTATGTGAAGTAA